The nucleotide sequence gctgggactacaggcacccaccaccacgcctggctaattttttgtatattttttttttagtagagatggggtttcaccatgttagccaggatggtctcgatctcatgaccccatgatccgcccacctcggcctcccaaagtgctgggattacaggtgtgagccaccgcgcccagccatctctctcttttttttttgagacagaatttcactcttgttgcccaggctggagtgtaatggcgcgatctcagctcactgcaacctctgcctcccaggttcaagaaattctcctgcctcagcctccccagtagctgaaattataggtgcccaccaccacacctggctaatttttgtatttttagtagagatggggtttcaccatgttgactaggctggtctcgaactcctgacctcagatgatccactcgccttggcttcccaaagtgctggggtataggcttgagccaccgtgcctggcttgttattcttaatctcttactgtgcctaatttataagttaaactttatcatagcCATGTATGTGTAGAAAAAGACATAGTATATATAAGGGTCAGTACTATCCAcaatttcaggcatccactgagagCCTTGGAATGAACCCCCGTGGATAAGGGGGACTATTAGGTAGAATAAACATCAATAAATGCTTgatgaataaatgcttgaggaatAATCCTGCCTTCCCAGCCTGACACTTCCCAGGGGGCACCACACTTCACTTGAAGCCTTAGAAACCTTCCCCATCCATGCTTCCAGCCCCGGCTTCATGCTGCCATTTCTCACCCCCAGAACAGGCTGCCCGCCTGAAGAAACTACAAGAGCAAGAGAAACAACAGAAAGTGGAGTTTCGTAAAAGGGTGAGAACAACTGGAGTGATCAAAGGCAGACTCAGGAAGGACTTCCAATAAGTTAAAATTGGAAGGTTGAGGACTCAGTTTTGCTGAAAATGTCTTGAGAGAGGTGATGCCTGGAAGCCAGTGGcatggaggctggggagggtgctGGGGAGGCGTAGAAGGGCCGCCAACTCAGCTGGGGTGGGGGGTACTTGGGTGGAGCCATTGTTTCATatcttcttcctttcccctctcccaAGATGGAGAAGGAGGTGTCAGATTTCATTCAAGACAGTGGGCAGATCAAGAAAAAGTTTCAGCCAATGAACAAGATCGAGAGGAGCATACTGTGAGTGTCTCGGGGCTGGGGGAAGAAGGAAATGGGTGGCTAGCGGGGCATGAAAGGGCCAGCAGGGGGCTCCTCCAGAGGAGGGCACTAGGCCCACTCCTGGCTCATGATACTCTTTCCCCTCTGCCGTCCCATCCCAGACATGATGTAGTGGAAGTAGCTGGCCTGACATCCTTCTCTTTTGGGGAAGACGATGACTGTCGCTATGTCATGATCTTCAAAAAGGTAAAAGGCCTGAGTTCctcattctctcctctcccctttgtggccttctcccccttccctgatgaaggaatgaaatgaaacatttgTATGGACTCTGACCCCATCATTGTGCTCTTCTCTAGGAGTTTGCACCCTCAGATGAAGAGCTAGACTCCTACCGTCGTGGAGAGGAATGGGATCCCCAGAAGGCTGAGGAGAAGCGGAAGCTGAAGGTGAGCTATGCGTGGCAGCCCTTGGGGCCCAGAAGCCCACCACCTGGGAGGGGTGGGGATTTGGGCTGGGGCCCTGAGCACCAGTGCCCCCACTTTCACCCCCAGGAGCTGgctcagaggcaggaggaggaggcagcccAGCAGGGGCCCGTGGTGGTGAGCCCTGCTAGCGACTACAAGGACAAGTACAGCCACCTCATCGGCAAGGGAGCAGCGAAAGACGCAGCCCACATGCTGCAGGCCAATAAAACCTACGGCTGTGGTGAGGCCACAGTGCGGCCGGCGTGGCTGGGAGAGGAGCATGGGATGTGGTGGGAGGGCAGTGGAGGCTGAGGTACGGGTTTCTAAGTCCTCCCTACCCTCCTCTCTGCCCCTAGTGCCCGTGGCCAATAAGAGGGACACACGCTCCATTGAAGAGGCTATGAATGAGATCAGAGCCAAGAAGCGTCTGCGGCAGAGCGGGGAAGAGTTGCCACCAACCTCCTAGGCGCCCCGCCCAGCTCCCTTTGAcccctggggcagggcagggggcagggagggacTAGGCTGCTGCTATTAGAACCCATCCTGGAGCCCCACCTCTGAACCGCCTCCTACC is from Macaca thibetana thibetana isolate TM-01 chromosome 16, ASM2454274v1, whole genome shotgun sequence and encodes:
- the SPAG7 gene encoding sperm-associated antigen 7; translated protein: MADLLGSILSSMEKPPSLGDQETRRKAREQAARLKKLQEQEKQQKVEFRKRMEKEVSDFIQDSGQIKKKFQPMNKIERSILHDVVEVAGLTSFSFGEDDDCRYVMIFKKEFAPSDEELDSYRRGEEWDPQKAEEKRKLKELAQRQEEEAAQQGPVVVSPASDYKDKYSHLIGKGAAKDAAHMLQANKTYGCVPVANKRDTRSIEEAMNEIRAKKRLRQSGEELPPTS